The Coffea arabica cultivar ET-39 chromosome 1e, Coffea Arabica ET-39 HiFi, whole genome shotgun sequence genome has a window encoding:
- the LOC113715882 gene encoding peptidyl-prolyl cis-trans isomerase CYP63-like isoform X1, giving the protein MSKKKNPLVFFDVSIDGSPAERITIELFADVVPKTAENFRALCTGEKGIGSSTGKPLHYKGSSFHRIIKGFMAQGGDFSKGNGTGGESIYGGKFPDENFKLDHSEAGLLSMANSGPNANGSQFFITFKRQPHLDGKHVVFGKVVEGMEVIRRVERVGTADGKPSGVVKIVDSGESSQSSTHDAFGTQTGRKKKSAKPVSPDDSSDGRVKGNRKSEDWRKRKKRKYSSSDSYSSDTDSESYSSDTDSYTDSESDSESDSLSSSSSSDGRRHRKRRRLRERKKRRHGEKKGTGRSVRRRVKKDKRSKRKWSSGSSSGSESDNSSSSRRSSDAEIAKRPNKEKKVPAPVIGQQKDNKQKMAEANLSDEEREPSQKNNELSNNGDSTGAKADKATKLDCDSDDSRKSSPKHGARSRQKLSSQRSSSTSPKRGMSQGVNNESRTLRTSSQLRDRSPLHGKPPPAALNQHEDSRSHSPNGATGRIRKGRGFTDRYSFVRRYRTPSPERSPQRSYRYGGRNIARNQDRYPSYRGYSERSPPRRYRSSPRGRSPPRYERRSRRSRSDSRSPDAHRGHERRRSRSPVRSPSPVNARGAVSDRLKSRLGPPVDDFHPSRGVSTSSSKGHGSHSGSPNATQQKIAQQTTRSQSSSPGEQRGLVSYEDVSPIGVST; this is encoded by the exons ATGTCTAAGAAGAAGAATCCACTTGTATTCTTTGATGTGTCAATTGATGGGAGTCCTGCAGAGCGAATTACTATTGAG TTGTTTGCCGATGTTGTGCCTAAGACGGCTGAGAATTTTCGGGCACTTTGTACTG GTGAAAAGGGGATTGGATCTTCAACTGGAAAGCCTCTACACTACAAGGGATCTAGTTTTCATCGCATAATCAAAGGATTTATGGCACAG ggtggtgatttttcaaaaggAAATG GCACTGGAGGAGAAAGCATCTATGGAGGGAAATTTCCTG ATGAAAATTTCAAACTGGATCATAGTGAGGCTGGTCTTCTCTCAATGGCAAATAGTGGTCCAAACGCAAATGGTTCTCAGTTCTTCATAACCTTCAAGCGCCAACCTCATCTTGATGG GAAGCATGTTGTGTTTGGTAAGGTTGTAGAGGGAATGGAAGTTATTAGGAGAGTTGAACGAGTGGGGACAGCAGATGGAAAGCCGTCTGGTGTTGTAAAGATTGTAGATTCTGGTGAGTCATCTCAGAGCAGCACGCATGATGCCTTTGGAACTCAGACAG gaagaaagaaaaaatcagCCAAACCTGTATCTCCCGACGACAGTTCTGATGGGCGTGTTAAAGGAAATCGTAAATCAGAAGACTGGaggaagaggaaaaaaaggaaatactCTTCATCTGATTCATATAGCTCTGATACAGATTCTGAATCATACTCTTCAGATACTGATTCTTATACAGATTCTGAATCTGATTCTGAATCAGATTCTTTATCTTCAAGTTCTTCCAGTGATGGAAGGCGGCACAGAAAGAGGAGAAGgttgagagagagaaagaagcgTAGACATGGAGAGAAAAAAGGGACTGGACGAAGTGTCAGGAGAAGAgttaaaaaggataaaagatcAAAGAGGAAATG GAGTTCAGGAAGTTCTAGTGGCTCAGAGAGTGACAACAGTAGCAGCAGCAGGAGAAGCTCTGATGCTGAAATTGCAAAGCGCC caaataaagagaagaaagttCCAGCCCCTGTAATAGGGCAGCAGAAGGATAATAAACAGAAGATGGCAGAGGCCAACTTATCTGACGAAGAGAGAGAACCTTCTCAGAAGAATAATGAACTTTCGAATAATGGTGACAGTACAGGAGCAAAGGCTGACAAAGCTACTAAGCTGGATTGTGATTCAGAtgattcaagaaaatcaag TCCTAAACATGGTGCTAGATCAAGGCAAAAATTGAGCAGTCAGAGGAGTTCTAGTACGAGTCCTAAAAGAGGCATGAGTCAGGGGGTCAATAACGAGAGTAGAACTCTTAGGACATCCAGTCAACTAAGGGACAGAAGTCCACTGCATGGCAAACCTCCACCTGCTGCATTAAATCAGCATGAAGACTCCAGAAGCCATTCGCCAAATGGAGCTACTGGACGCATTAGGAAAGGCCGTGGCTTCACTGATCGCTATTCCTTTGTGAGACGCTATCGTACCCCATCTCCTGAAAGATCACCTCAGAGGTCTTATCGCTATGGTGGGAGAAATATTGCGAGGAACCAGGATAG GTATCCAAGCTACAGAGGCTATTCTGAACGCTCACCACCACGGCGGTACAGAAGTTCGCCAAGAGGCAGGAGTCCACCAAG ATATGAACGGAGGAGTCGTCGAAGTAGAAGTGACTCTCGTAGCCCTGATGCTCACCGTGGCCATGAAAGGCGTCGCAGCAGGAGTCCTGTGCGCAGTCCTAGCCCCGTCAACGCACGGGGTGCAGTAAGTGATAGACTTAAATCACGCCTAGGACCACCAGTGGATGACTTTCATCCGAGTAGGGGGGTGTCAACTTCAAGCTCTAAGGGCCATGGTTCTCATTCTGGATCTCCTAATGCTACTCAACAAAAAATAGCACAACAAACTACCAGATCTCAATCAAGCTCCCCTGGGGAGCAGAGGGGATTGGTCTCATATGAGGATGTTAGTCCTATTGGAGTGTCAACATAG
- the LOC113715882 gene encoding peptidyl-prolyl cis-trans isomerase CYP63-like isoform X2, which produces MANSGPNANGSQFFITFKRQPHLDGKHVVFGKVVEGMEVIRRVERVGTADGKPSGVVKIVDSGESSQSSTHDAFGTQTGRKKKSAKPVSPDDSSDGRVKGNRKSEDWRKRKKRKYSSSDSYSSDTDSESYSSDTDSYTDSESDSESDSLSSSSSSDGRRHRKRRRLRERKKRRHGEKKGTGRSVRRRVKKDKRSKRKWSSGSSSGSESDNSSSSRRSSDAEIAKRPNKEKKVPAPVIGQQKDNKQKMAEANLSDEEREPSQKNNELSNNGDSTGAKADKATKLDCDSDDSRKSSPKHGARSRQKLSSQRSSSTSPKRGMSQGVNNESRTLRTSSQLRDRSPLHGKPPPAALNQHEDSRSHSPNGATGRIRKGRGFTDRYSFVRRYRTPSPERSPQRSYRYGGRNIARNQDRYPSYRGYSERSPPRRYRSSPRGRSPPRYERRSRRSRSDSRSPDAHRGHERRRSRSPVRSPSPVNARGAVSDRLKSRLGPPVDDFHPSRGVSTSSSKGHGSHSGSPNATQQKIAQQTTRSQSSSPGEQRGLVSYEDVSPIGVST; this is translated from the exons ATGGCAAATAGTGGTCCAAACGCAAATGGTTCTCAGTTCTTCATAACCTTCAAGCGCCAACCTCATCTTGATGG GAAGCATGTTGTGTTTGGTAAGGTTGTAGAGGGAATGGAAGTTATTAGGAGAGTTGAACGAGTGGGGACAGCAGATGGAAAGCCGTCTGGTGTTGTAAAGATTGTAGATTCTGGTGAGTCATCTCAGAGCAGCACGCATGATGCCTTTGGAACTCAGACAG gaagaaagaaaaaatcagCCAAACCTGTATCTCCCGACGACAGTTCTGATGGGCGTGTTAAAGGAAATCGTAAATCAGAAGACTGGaggaagaggaaaaaaaggaaatactCTTCATCTGATTCATATAGCTCTGATACAGATTCTGAATCATACTCTTCAGATACTGATTCTTATACAGATTCTGAATCTGATTCTGAATCAGATTCTTTATCTTCAAGTTCTTCCAGTGATGGAAGGCGGCACAGAAAGAGGAGAAGgttgagagagagaaagaagcgTAGACATGGAGAGAAAAAAGGGACTGGACGAAGTGTCAGGAGAAGAgttaaaaaggataaaagatcAAAGAGGAAATG GAGTTCAGGAAGTTCTAGTGGCTCAGAGAGTGACAACAGTAGCAGCAGCAGGAGAAGCTCTGATGCTGAAATTGCAAAGCGCC caaataaagagaagaaagttCCAGCCCCTGTAATAGGGCAGCAGAAGGATAATAAACAGAAGATGGCAGAGGCCAACTTATCTGACGAAGAGAGAGAACCTTCTCAGAAGAATAATGAACTTTCGAATAATGGTGACAGTACAGGAGCAAAGGCTGACAAAGCTACTAAGCTGGATTGTGATTCAGAtgattcaagaaaatcaag TCCTAAACATGGTGCTAGATCAAGGCAAAAATTGAGCAGTCAGAGGAGTTCTAGTACGAGTCCTAAAAGAGGCATGAGTCAGGGGGTCAATAACGAGAGTAGAACTCTTAGGACATCCAGTCAACTAAGGGACAGAAGTCCACTGCATGGCAAACCTCCACCTGCTGCATTAAATCAGCATGAAGACTCCAGAAGCCATTCGCCAAATGGAGCTACTGGACGCATTAGGAAAGGCCGTGGCTTCACTGATCGCTATTCCTTTGTGAGACGCTATCGTACCCCATCTCCTGAAAGATCACCTCAGAGGTCTTATCGCTATGGTGGGAGAAATATTGCGAGGAACCAGGATAG GTATCCAAGCTACAGAGGCTATTCTGAACGCTCACCACCACGGCGGTACAGAAGTTCGCCAAGAGGCAGGAGTCCACCAAG ATATGAACGGAGGAGTCGTCGAAGTAGAAGTGACTCTCGTAGCCCTGATGCTCACCGTGGCCATGAAAGGCGTCGCAGCAGGAGTCCTGTGCGCAGTCCTAGCCCCGTCAACGCACGGGGTGCAGTAAGTGATAGACTTAAATCACGCCTAGGACCACCAGTGGATGACTTTCATCCGAGTAGGGGGGTGTCAACTTCAAGCTCTAAGGGCCATGGTTCTCATTCTGGATCTCCTAATGCTACTCAACAAAAAATAGCACAACAAACTACCAGATCTCAATCAAGCTCCCCTGGGGAGCAGAGGGGATTGGTCTCATATGAGGATGTTAGTCCTATTGGAGTGTCAACATAG